A region from the Naumannella halotolerans genome encodes:
- a CDS encoding amidohydrolase gives MPSEPTRRVIIANGRLFVDGYVRDQPIAVEDGRISAIGQEAVDALAPRRTEEIDAGGGLVLPGFQDSHIHVHHAGRDLVTIDLTESDTVEGYLRQIATYARNHPEAEWIRGGGWSMPAFPGGVPTAAMLDAVVSDRPVYLPNSDGHGAWVNSKAMELAGIDAGTPQPADGRIEVDAEGYPVGCLQEGAMELVSRLVPKFTDAELDEGFLRAQRRLLSWGVTAWQDAMVESGERGLDNLASYRRLDGSGEFAVETDPTRDHPRPRRRNRARPAVRPPLLLLPRRV, from the coding sequence ATGCCCTCCGAACCGACTCGCCGGGTGATCATCGCCAACGGTCGTCTCTTCGTCGACGGTTACGTCCGGGATCAACCGATTGCCGTCGAGGACGGACGGATCAGCGCGATCGGCCAGGAGGCCGTCGACGCCTTGGCGCCGCGTCGCACCGAGGAGATCGATGCCGGCGGCGGACTGGTCCTGCCGGGGTTCCAGGATTCACACATCCACGTCCACCACGCCGGACGAGACCTGGTCACGATCGACCTGACCGAGTCCGACACGGTCGAGGGATACCTGCGACAGATCGCGACCTACGCTCGCAACCACCCCGAAGCCGAGTGGATCCGTGGCGGCGGGTGGTCGATGCCGGCCTTCCCCGGCGGTGTCCCGACTGCCGCGATGCTGGACGCCGTCGTCAGCGACCGCCCGGTGTACCTGCCGAACAGCGACGGGCACGGTGCCTGGGTCAACTCCAAGGCGATGGAACTCGCGGGCATCGATGCCGGCACACCGCAACCGGCCGACGGTCGGATCGAGGTCGATGCCGAGGGCTATCCGGTCGGTTGCCTGCAGGAAGGCGCCATGGAACTGGTGTCCAGGCTGGTGCCGAAGTTCACCGACGCCGAGCTGGACGAGGGATTCCTGCGGGCGCAGCGCCGTCTGCTGTCCTGGGGTGTCACCGCCTGGCAGGACGCGATGGTCGAATCCGGTGAGCGCGGCTTGGACAACCTCGCCTCCTATCGCCGATTGGACGGCTCCGGTGAGTTCGCAGTAGAGACGGATCCCACCCGAGACCACCCTCGACCTCGGCGGCGAAATCGGGCTCGTCCAGCAGTGAGACCTCCACTGCTCCTGCTGCCACGACGGGTATGA
- a CDS encoding isopenicillin N synthase family dioxygenase — MSALPFIDLSQLDSDPEAFLAELRRITHEVGFFYLTGHGVPQELIDQVLEVSRRFFALPEADKLAIENVNSPQFRGYARFGNELTNGQTDWREQVDIGPEREPVPPGEDVPDFARLEGPNQWPEALPEFRTAFERWHDELHAVGLKLMRAWASTLGVDSAVFDEAFATAPFPLIKVVRYPGTSDPEPKQGVGAHRDGGVLTLLLVEPGKGGLQVERDGEWVEAIGIEGTFIVNIGEMLELATGGYLKATMHRVISPPVGSERISVPFFFNPALTATMPTLELPAELAARARGVTADPTDSPILQLYGENVLRYRLRAHPDVAEIHHPELLASRS, encoded by the coding sequence ATGTCCGCTCTGCCGTTCATCGATCTCTCCCAGCTCGACAGTGACCCCGAGGCATTCCTGGCCGAACTCCGCCGGATCACCCACGAGGTCGGGTTCTTCTACCTGACCGGACACGGCGTGCCGCAGGAATTGATCGATCAGGTGCTCGAGGTCTCCCGACGCTTCTTCGCCCTGCCGGAGGCCGACAAGCTAGCGATCGAGAACGTGAACAGCCCGCAGTTCCGGGGGTACGCCAGGTTCGGCAACGAGCTCACCAACGGTCAGACCGACTGGCGCGAGCAAGTCGACATCGGACCGGAACGAGAACCGGTGCCGCCCGGTGAGGACGTGCCCGACTTCGCACGACTGGAGGGGCCGAATCAGTGGCCCGAGGCCCTGCCGGAGTTCCGTACCGCCTTCGAACGGTGGCACGACGAACTCCACGCCGTCGGACTGAAACTCATGCGGGCCTGGGCGAGCACGCTGGGAGTCGACTCGGCCGTCTTCGACGAAGCCTTCGCCACCGCGCCGTTCCCGCTGATCAAGGTCGTCCGCTACCCGGGAACCTCCGACCCCGAGCCGAAGCAGGGTGTCGGGGCCCACCGCGACGGGGGAGTGCTCACCCTGCTGCTGGTCGAACCGGGCAAGGGTGGGCTGCAGGTCGAACGCGACGGCGAATGGGTCGAGGCAATCGGGATCGAGGGCACCTTCATCGTCAACATCGGTGAGATGCTCGAACTGGCCACCGGCGGTTACCTGAAGGCGACCATGCACCGGGTGATCTCGCCACCGGTCGGCAGCGAGCGGATCTCCGTACCGTTCTTCTTCAACCCCGCGCTCACCGCGACCATGCCGACCCTCGAGCTCCCCGCGGAACTGGCCGCCCGTGCCCGCGGCGTGACCGCGGACCCGACCGATTCGCCGATCCTGCAGCTCTACGGTGAGAACGTCCTGCGCTACCGGCTGCGCGCTCACCCCGATGTCGCCGAGATCCACCACCCGGAGCTGCTGGCATCAAGGTCCTGA
- a CDS encoding TetR/AcrR family transcriptional regulator produces the protein MNRRLAPDLRRQQIIAAARTVIVERGLAATSLRDIAAAAQVSVGTVTYHFVGVDEILSAVVITESESFYAKVVQAADSEPDPRRAMLILIDSLFGDPDKTSEHWKIWADYWAATARRPEIADAYADRIRHWQNCLERVIARGVSDSTFRSVDPNATALKMAAYSDGLGIQMSQQVTGLDHRTAHRWLVDFAELLLGPVSRPAPG, from the coding sequence GTGAACCGCAGATTGGCCCCCGATCTGAGGCGACAACAGATCATCGCCGCTGCCAGGACGGTGATCGTCGAACGGGGGTTGGCGGCGACGTCCCTGCGCGACATCGCCGCCGCTGCGCAGGTGTCGGTGGGGACGGTGACCTATCACTTCGTCGGTGTCGACGAGATCCTCAGCGCGGTGGTGATCACCGAATCGGAGAGCTTCTACGCCAAGGTGGTCCAGGCAGCCGACTCCGAGCCCGATCCCCGTCGAGCAATGTTGATCCTGATCGACTCGCTGTTCGGCGACCCTGACAAGACCTCCGAACACTGGAAGATCTGGGCCGACTACTGGGCAGCCACCGCGCGTCGGCCGGAGATCGCCGACGCCTATGCCGACCGAATCCGGCACTGGCAGAACTGCCTGGAACGGGTGATCGCGCGTGGGGTGAGCGACTCGACCTTCCGGTCGGTGGATCCCAATGCCACTGCACTGAAGATGGCGGCCTACTCCGACGGACTCGGCATCCAGATGTCACAGCAGGTGACCGGATTGGATCACCGCACCGCCCATCGGTGGCTGGTCGACTTCGCCGAACTGCTGCTCGGCCCAGTGAGTCGGCCGGCGCCGGGGTGA